The Xiphophorus couchianus chromosome 14, X_couchianus-1.0, whole genome shotgun sequence genome includes a region encoding these proteins:
- the clcn3 gene encoding H(+)/Cl(-) exchange transporter 3 isoform X3: MESEQLYHRGYCRNSYNSIASASSDEELLDGAGIIMDFHTTEDDNLLDGDAASPGSNYAMSNGGGAASSTTHLLDFLEEPIPGVGTYDDFHTIDWVREKCKDRERHRKINSKKKESAWEFTKSLYDAWSGWLVVTLTGLASGALAGLIDIAADWMNDLKEGVCLSAMWFNHEQCCWTSNETTFAERDKCPQWKSWAELILGQAEGPGSYIMNYFMYIYWALSFAFLAVCLVKVFAPYACGSGIPEIKTILSGFIIRGYLGKWTLMIKTITLVLAVASGLSLGKEGPLVHVACCCGNIFSYLFPKYSKNEAKKREVLSAASAAGVSVAFGAPIGGVLFSLEEVSYYFPLKTLWRSFFAALVAAFVLRSINPFGNSRLVLFYVEYHTPWYLFELIPFILLGVFGGLWGAFFIRANIAWCRRRKSTRFGKYPVLEVILVAAITAVVAFPNPYTRQNTSELIKELFTDCGPLESSQLCQYRSQMNGSTAYTDNPNQPAEPGLYSAMWQLCLALIFKIIMTIFTFGLKVPSGLFIPSMAIGAIAGRIVGIAMEQLAYYHHDWFLFKEWCEVGADCITPGLYAMVGAAACLGGVTRMTVSLVVIVFELTGGLEYIVPLMAAVMTSKWVGDAFGREGIYEAHIRLNGYPFLDAKEEFTHTTLARDVMRPRSSDPPLAVLTQDDLTVEELQGIINETSCNGFPVIVSKESQRLVGFALRRDITIAIENARRKQEGIMLNSRVYFTQHAPTLPADSPRPLKLRSILDMSPFTVTDHTPMEIVVDIFRKLGLRQCLVTHNGRLLGIITKKDILRHMAQMANQDPESIMFN, translated from the exons gcTCTAACTACGCCATGTCTAATGGCGGCGGGGCAGCCAGTAGTACCACCCATCTGTTGGACTTCCTGGAGGAGCCCATTCCAGGAGTGGGAACGTACGACGACTTCCACACCATCGACTGGGTTCGCGAGAAGTGCAAGGATCGCGAGAGACACAGGAAG ATCAACAGCAAGAAGAAAGAGTCGGCATGGGAGTTCACCAAGAGCCTGTACGACGCCTGGTCCGGGTGGCTGGTCGTGACGCTCACCGGCTTGGCATCAG GTGCTTTGGCTGGCCTGATTGACATTGCTGCTGATTGGATGAATGACCTGAAGGAAGGTGTTTGTCTGAGCGCCATGTGGTTCAACCACGAGCAGTGCTGCTGGACGTCCAATGAGACCACCTTCGCTGAGAGGGACAAATGTCCTCAGTGGAAGAGCTGGGCCGAACTAATATTGGGACAGGCCGAG GGCCCCGGCTCTTACATCATGAACTACTTCATGTACATCTACTGGGCTCTGTCCTTCGCCTTCCTGGCCGTCTGTCTGGTCAAGGTTTTTGCTCCATATGCCTGCGGCTCAGGAATCCCAGAG ATCAAGACAATCCTGAGTGGGTTCATCATCCGGGGCTACTTGGGTAAGTGGACCCTGATGATTAAGACCATCACTCTGGTGCTGGCGGTGGCGTCGGGGCTCAGCCTGGGGAAGGAGGGGCCCCTGGTCCACGTGGCCTGCTGCTGCGGGAACATCTTTTCCTACCTCTTCCCAAAGTACAGCAAGAACGAGGCCAAGAAGCGAGAG GTTCTGTCGGCTGCCTCGGCTGCTGGGGTCTCTGTAGCTTTTGGAGCACCGATTGGAGGAGTTCTGTTCAGCTTGGAAGAG GTGAGCTACTACTTCCCTCTGAAGACCCTGTGGCGCTCCTTCTTTGCCGCACTGGTGGCGGCCTTCGTGCTGCGCTCCATCAACCCCTTCGGTAACAGCCGCCTGGTGCTGTTCTACGTGGAGTACCACACTCCCTGGTACCTCTTTGAGCTCATCCCCTTCATCCTTCTGGGGGTGTTCGGAGGACTCTGGGGCGCCTTCTTTATCCGAGCCAACATCGCCTGGTGCCGGAGACGCAAGTCCACACGCTTTG GGAAGTACCCTGTGTTGGAGGTGATCCTGGTGGCTGCCATCACAGCGGTGGTCGCTTTCCCTAACCCCTACACCCGTCAGAACACCAGTGAGCTGATCAAAGAGCTGTTCACCGACTGCGGCCCGCTGGAATCCTCCCAGCTGTGCCAGTACCGCAGCCAGATGAACGGCAGCACCGCTTACACGGACAACCCCAACCAGCCGGCGGAGCCGGGCCTCTACTCAGCCATGTGGCAGCTCTGCCTGGCGCTCATCTTTAAAATCATCATGACTATATTCACATTTGGACTGAAG GTACCGTCAGGCTTGTTCATCCCCAGCATGGCCATTGGAGCAATCGCAGGGCGAATTGTCGGCATCGCCATGGAGCAGCTGGCGTATTACCACCACGACTGGTTCCTGTTCAAAGAGTGGTGCGAGGTCGGAGCCGACTGCATCACTCCGGGCCTCTACGCCATGGTGGGGGCCGCAGCGTGTTTGG GTGGCGTGACCCGTATGACTGTCTCACTGGTGGTCATCGTGTTCGAACTGACCGGCGGCCTGGAATACATCGTCCCCCTCATGGCCGCCGTCATGACCAGCAAATGGGTGGGCGACGCGTTCGGCCGCGAGGGAATCTACGAGGCTCATATCCGTCTGAACGGATACCCCTTCCTGGACGCCAAGGAGGAGTTCACGCACACCACGCTGGCCAGAGACGTGATGAGGCCCCGGAGCAGCGACCCGCCGCTGGCGGTGCTGACGCAGGACGACCTGACGGTCGAGGAGCTGCAGGGCATCATCAATGAAACCAGTTGTAATGGTTTCCCAGTGATCGTGTCCAAGGAGTCGCAGAGACTGGTGGGCTTCGCTCTGCGCAGGGACATCACTATTGCTATAg AAAACGCTCGCCGCAAGCAGGAGGGCATCATGTTGAACTCGAGGGTGTACTTCACCCAGCATGCACCCACCCTGCCAGCCGACAGCCCCCGGCCCCTCAAGCTGCGCTCCATCCTGGACATGAGCCCCTTTACCGTCACCGACCACACCCCGATGGAGATCGTGGTGGACATTTTCAGAAAGCTGGGGCTCAGGCAGTGTCTGGTCACTCACAACGG GCGCCTTCTTGGTATTATCACAAAAAAAGATATCCTTCGTCACATGGCTCAAATGGCAAACCAAGATCCAGAGTCCATCATGTTCAACTGA
- the clcn3 gene encoding H(+)/Cl(-) exchange transporter 3 isoform X5 has protein sequence MEEEDAAADPYLPYDGGGDTIPLQEIPRRGSNYAMSNGGGAASSTTHLLDFLEEPIPGVGTYDDFHTIDWVREKCKDRERHRKINSKKKESAWEFTKSLYDAWSGWLVVTLTGLASGALAGLIDIAADWMNDLKEGVCLSAMWFNHEQCCWTSNETTFAERDKCPQWKSWAELILGQAEGPGSYIMNYFMYIYWALSFAFLAVCLVKVFAPYACGSGIPEIKTILSGFIIRGYLGKWTLMIKTITLVLAVASGLSLGKEGPLVHVACCCGNIFSYLFPKYSKNEAKKREVLSAASAAGVSVAFGAPIGGVLFSLEEVSYYFPLKTLWRSFFAALVAAFVLRSINPFGNSRLVLFYVEYHTPWYLFELIPFILLGVFGGLWGAFFIRANIAWCRRRKSTRFGKYPVLEVILVAAITAVVAFPNPYTRQNTSELIKELFTDCGPLESSQLCQYRSQMNGSTAYTDNPNQPAEPGLYSAMWQLCLALIFKIIMTIFTFGLKVPSGLFIPSMAIGAIAGRIVGIAMEQLAYYHHDWFLFKEWCEVGADCITPGLYAMVGAAACLGGVTRMTVSLVVIVFELTGGLEYIVPLMAAVMTSKWVGDAFGREGIYEAHIRLNGYPFLDAKEEFTHTTLARDVMRPRSSDPPLAVLTQDDLTVEELQGIINETSCNGFPVIVSKESQRLVGFALRRDITIAIENARRKQEGIMLNSRVYFTQHAPTLPADSPRPLKLRSILDMSPFTVTDHTPMEIVVDIFRKLGLRQCLVTHNGRLLGIITKKDILRHMAQMANQDPESIMFN, from the exons gcTCTAACTACGCCATGTCTAATGGCGGCGGGGCAGCCAGTAGTACCACCCATCTGTTGGACTTCCTGGAGGAGCCCATTCCAGGAGTGGGAACGTACGACGACTTCCACACCATCGACTGGGTTCGCGAGAAGTGCAAGGATCGCGAGAGACACAGGAAG ATCAACAGCAAGAAGAAAGAGTCGGCATGGGAGTTCACCAAGAGCCTGTACGACGCCTGGTCCGGGTGGCTGGTCGTGACGCTCACCGGCTTGGCATCAG GTGCTTTGGCTGGCCTGATTGACATTGCTGCTGATTGGATGAATGACCTGAAGGAAGGTGTTTGTCTGAGCGCCATGTGGTTCAACCACGAGCAGTGCTGCTGGACGTCCAATGAGACCACCTTCGCTGAGAGGGACAAATGTCCTCAGTGGAAGAGCTGGGCCGAACTAATATTGGGACAGGCCGAG GGCCCCGGCTCTTACATCATGAACTACTTCATGTACATCTACTGGGCTCTGTCCTTCGCCTTCCTGGCCGTCTGTCTGGTCAAGGTTTTTGCTCCATATGCCTGCGGCTCAGGAATCCCAGAG ATCAAGACAATCCTGAGTGGGTTCATCATCCGGGGCTACTTGGGTAAGTGGACCCTGATGATTAAGACCATCACTCTGGTGCTGGCGGTGGCGTCGGGGCTCAGCCTGGGGAAGGAGGGGCCCCTGGTCCACGTGGCCTGCTGCTGCGGGAACATCTTTTCCTACCTCTTCCCAAAGTACAGCAAGAACGAGGCCAAGAAGCGAGAG GTTCTGTCGGCTGCCTCGGCTGCTGGGGTCTCTGTAGCTTTTGGAGCACCGATTGGAGGAGTTCTGTTCAGCTTGGAAGAG GTGAGCTACTACTTCCCTCTGAAGACCCTGTGGCGCTCCTTCTTTGCCGCACTGGTGGCGGCCTTCGTGCTGCGCTCCATCAACCCCTTCGGTAACAGCCGCCTGGTGCTGTTCTACGTGGAGTACCACACTCCCTGGTACCTCTTTGAGCTCATCCCCTTCATCCTTCTGGGGGTGTTCGGAGGACTCTGGGGCGCCTTCTTTATCCGAGCCAACATCGCCTGGTGCCGGAGACGCAAGTCCACACGCTTTG GGAAGTACCCTGTGTTGGAGGTGATCCTGGTGGCTGCCATCACAGCGGTGGTCGCTTTCCCTAACCCCTACACCCGTCAGAACACCAGTGAGCTGATCAAAGAGCTGTTCACCGACTGCGGCCCGCTGGAATCCTCCCAGCTGTGCCAGTACCGCAGCCAGATGAACGGCAGCACCGCTTACACGGACAACCCCAACCAGCCGGCGGAGCCGGGCCTCTACTCAGCCATGTGGCAGCTCTGCCTGGCGCTCATCTTTAAAATCATCATGACTATATTCACATTTGGACTGAAG GTACCGTCAGGCTTGTTCATCCCCAGCATGGCCATTGGAGCAATCGCAGGGCGAATTGTCGGCATCGCCATGGAGCAGCTGGCGTATTACCACCACGACTGGTTCCTGTTCAAAGAGTGGTGCGAGGTCGGAGCCGACTGCATCACTCCGGGCCTCTACGCCATGGTGGGGGCCGCAGCGTGTTTGG GTGGCGTGACCCGTATGACTGTCTCACTGGTGGTCATCGTGTTCGAACTGACCGGCGGCCTGGAATACATCGTCCCCCTCATGGCCGCCGTCATGACCAGCAAATGGGTGGGCGACGCGTTCGGCCGCGAGGGAATCTACGAGGCTCATATCCGTCTGAACGGATACCCCTTCCTGGACGCCAAGGAGGAGTTCACGCACACCACGCTGGCCAGAGACGTGATGAGGCCCCGGAGCAGCGACCCGCCGCTGGCGGTGCTGACGCAGGACGACCTGACGGTCGAGGAGCTGCAGGGCATCATCAATGAAACCAGTTGTAATGGTTTCCCAGTGATCGTGTCCAAGGAGTCGCAGAGACTGGTGGGCTTCGCTCTGCGCAGGGACATCACTATTGCTATAg AAAACGCTCGCCGCAAGCAGGAGGGCATCATGTTGAACTCGAGGGTGTACTTCACCCAGCATGCACCCACCCTGCCAGCCGACAGCCCCCGGCCCCTCAAGCTGCGCTCCATCCTGGACATGAGCCCCTTTACCGTCACCGACCACACCCCGATGGAGATCGTGGTGGACATTTTCAGAAAGCTGGGGCTCAGGCAGTGTCTGGTCACTCACAACGG GCGCCTTCTTGGTATTATCACAAAAAAAGATATCCTTCGTCACATGGCTCAAATGGCAAACCAAGATCCAGAGTCCATCATGTTCAACTGA
- the clcn3 gene encoding H(+)/Cl(-) exchange transporter 3 isoform X4 codes for MESEQLYHRGYCRNSYNSIASASSDEELLDGAGIIMDFHTTEDDNLLDGDAASPGSNYAMSNGGGAASSTTHLLDFLEEPIPGVGTYDDFHTIDWVREKCKDRERHRKINSKKKESAWEFTKSLYDAWSGWLVVTLTGLASGALAGLIDIAADWMNDLKEGVCLSAMWFNHEQCCWTSNETTFAERDKCPQWKSWAELILGQAEGPGSYIMNYFMYIYWALSFAFLAVCLVKVFAPYACGSGIPEIKTILSGFIIRGYLGKWTLMIKTITLVLAVASGLSLGKEGPLVHVACCCGNIFSYLFPKYSKNEAKKREVLSAASAAGVSVAFGAPIGGVLFSLEEVSYYFPLKTLWRSFFAALVAAFVLRSINPFGNSRLVLFYVEYHTPWYLFELIPFILLGVFGGLWGAFFIRANIAWCRRRKSTRFGKYPVLEVILVAAITAVVAFPNPYTRQNTSELIKELFTDCGPLESSQLCQYRSQMNGSTAYTDNPNQPAEPGLYSAMWQLCLALIFKIIMTIFTFGLKVPSGLFIPSMAIGAIAGRIVGIAMEQLAYYHHDWFLFKEWCEVGADCITPGLYAMVGAAACLGGVTRMTVSLVVIVFELTGGLEYIVPLMAAVMTSKWVGDAFGREGIYEAHIRLNGYPFLDAKEEFTHTTLARDVMRPRSSDPPLAVLTQDDLTVEELQGIINETSCNGFPVIVSKESQRLVGFALRRDITIAIENARRKQEGIMLNSRVYFTQHAPTLPADSPRPLKLRSILDMSPFTVTDHTPMEIVVDIFRKLGLRQCLVTHNGNVLGIITKKNILEHLEELKQQTQPLSDGI; via the exons gcTCTAACTACGCCATGTCTAATGGCGGCGGGGCAGCCAGTAGTACCACCCATCTGTTGGACTTCCTGGAGGAGCCCATTCCAGGAGTGGGAACGTACGACGACTTCCACACCATCGACTGGGTTCGCGAGAAGTGCAAGGATCGCGAGAGACACAGGAAG ATCAACAGCAAGAAGAAAGAGTCGGCATGGGAGTTCACCAAGAGCCTGTACGACGCCTGGTCCGGGTGGCTGGTCGTGACGCTCACCGGCTTGGCATCAG GTGCTTTGGCTGGCCTGATTGACATTGCTGCTGATTGGATGAATGACCTGAAGGAAGGTGTTTGTCTGAGCGCCATGTGGTTCAACCACGAGCAGTGCTGCTGGACGTCCAATGAGACCACCTTCGCTGAGAGGGACAAATGTCCTCAGTGGAAGAGCTGGGCCGAACTAATATTGGGACAGGCCGAG GGCCCCGGCTCTTACATCATGAACTACTTCATGTACATCTACTGGGCTCTGTCCTTCGCCTTCCTGGCCGTCTGTCTGGTCAAGGTTTTTGCTCCATATGCCTGCGGCTCAGGAATCCCAGAG ATCAAGACAATCCTGAGTGGGTTCATCATCCGGGGCTACTTGGGTAAGTGGACCCTGATGATTAAGACCATCACTCTGGTGCTGGCGGTGGCGTCGGGGCTCAGCCTGGGGAAGGAGGGGCCCCTGGTCCACGTGGCCTGCTGCTGCGGGAACATCTTTTCCTACCTCTTCCCAAAGTACAGCAAGAACGAGGCCAAGAAGCGAGAG GTTCTGTCGGCTGCCTCGGCTGCTGGGGTCTCTGTAGCTTTTGGAGCACCGATTGGAGGAGTTCTGTTCAGCTTGGAAGAG GTGAGCTACTACTTCCCTCTGAAGACCCTGTGGCGCTCCTTCTTTGCCGCACTGGTGGCGGCCTTCGTGCTGCGCTCCATCAACCCCTTCGGTAACAGCCGCCTGGTGCTGTTCTACGTGGAGTACCACACTCCCTGGTACCTCTTTGAGCTCATCCCCTTCATCCTTCTGGGGGTGTTCGGAGGACTCTGGGGCGCCTTCTTTATCCGAGCCAACATCGCCTGGTGCCGGAGACGCAAGTCCACACGCTTTG GGAAGTACCCTGTGTTGGAGGTGATCCTGGTGGCTGCCATCACAGCGGTGGTCGCTTTCCCTAACCCCTACACCCGTCAGAACACCAGTGAGCTGATCAAAGAGCTGTTCACCGACTGCGGCCCGCTGGAATCCTCCCAGCTGTGCCAGTACCGCAGCCAGATGAACGGCAGCACCGCTTACACGGACAACCCCAACCAGCCGGCGGAGCCGGGCCTCTACTCAGCCATGTGGCAGCTCTGCCTGGCGCTCATCTTTAAAATCATCATGACTATATTCACATTTGGACTGAAG GTACCGTCAGGCTTGTTCATCCCCAGCATGGCCATTGGAGCAATCGCAGGGCGAATTGTCGGCATCGCCATGGAGCAGCTGGCGTATTACCACCACGACTGGTTCCTGTTCAAAGAGTGGTGCGAGGTCGGAGCCGACTGCATCACTCCGGGCCTCTACGCCATGGTGGGGGCCGCAGCGTGTTTGG GTGGCGTGACCCGTATGACTGTCTCACTGGTGGTCATCGTGTTCGAACTGACCGGCGGCCTGGAATACATCGTCCCCCTCATGGCCGCCGTCATGACCAGCAAATGGGTGGGCGACGCGTTCGGCCGCGAGGGAATCTACGAGGCTCATATCCGTCTGAACGGATACCCCTTCCTGGACGCCAAGGAGGAGTTCACGCACACCACGCTGGCCAGAGACGTGATGAGGCCCCGGAGCAGCGACCCGCCGCTGGCGGTGCTGACGCAGGACGACCTGACGGTCGAGGAGCTGCAGGGCATCATCAATGAAACCAGTTGTAATGGTTTCCCAGTGATCGTGTCCAAGGAGTCGCAGAGACTGGTGGGCTTCGCTCTGCGCAGGGACATCACTATTGCTATAg AAAACGCTCGCCGCAAGCAGGAGGGCATCATGTTGAACTCGAGGGTGTACTTCACCCAGCATGCACCCACCCTGCCAGCCGACAGCCCCCGGCCCCTCAAGCTGCGCTCCATCCTGGACATGAGCCCCTTTACCGTCACCGACCACACCCCGATGGAGATCGTGGTGGACATTTTCAGAAAGCTGGGGCTCAGGCAGTGTCTGGTCACTCACAACGG GAATGTGTTGGGCATCATCACAAAGAAGAATATATTAGAGCATCTGGAGGAGCTCAAGCAGCAGACGCAGCCCCTG AGTGACGGCATCTGA
- the clcn3 gene encoding H(+)/Cl(-) exchange transporter 3 isoform X2, producing MEEEDAAADPYLPYDGGGDTIPLQEIPRRGSNYAMSNGGGAASSTTHLLDFLEEPIPGVGTYDDFHTIDWVREKCKDRERHRKINSKKKESAWEFTKSLYDAWSGWLVVTLTGLASGALAGLIDIAADWMNDLKEGVCLSAMWFNHEQCCWTSNETTFAERDKCPQWKSWAELILGQAEGPGSYIMNYFMYIYWALSFAFLAVCLVKVFAPYACGSGIPEIKTILSGFIIRGYLGKWTLMIKTITLVLAVASGLSLGKEGPLVHVACCCGNIFSYLFPKYSKNEAKKREVLSAASAAGVSVAFGAPIGGVLFSLEEVSYYFPLKTLWRSFFAALVAAFVLRSINPFGNSRLVLFYVEYHTPWYLFELIPFILLGVFGGLWGAFFIRANIAWCRRRKSTRFGKYPVLEVILVAAITAVVAFPNPYTRQNTSELIKELFTDCGPLESSQLCQYRSQMNGSTAYTDNPNQPAEPGLYSAMWQLCLALIFKIIMTIFTFGLKVPSGLFIPSMAIGAIAGRIVGIAMEQLAYYHHDWFLFKEWCEVGADCITPGLYAMVGAAACLGGVTRMTVSLVVIVFELTGGLEYIVPLMAAVMTSKWVGDAFGREGIYEAHIRLNGYPFLDAKEEFTHTTLARDVMRPRSSDPPLAVLTQDDLTVEELQGIINETSCNGFPVIVSKESQRLVGFALRRDITIAIENARRKQEGIMLNSRVYFTQHAPTLPADSPRPLKLRSILDMSPFTVTDHTPMEIVVDIFRKLGLRQCLVTHNGNVLGIITKKNILEHLEELKQQTQPLAPSWYYHKKRYPSSHGSNGKPRSRVHHVQLIRSFQDGWGGGGCSEEEEEEEEEVCLLNGSNL from the exons gcTCTAACTACGCCATGTCTAATGGCGGCGGGGCAGCCAGTAGTACCACCCATCTGTTGGACTTCCTGGAGGAGCCCATTCCAGGAGTGGGAACGTACGACGACTTCCACACCATCGACTGGGTTCGCGAGAAGTGCAAGGATCGCGAGAGACACAGGAAG ATCAACAGCAAGAAGAAAGAGTCGGCATGGGAGTTCACCAAGAGCCTGTACGACGCCTGGTCCGGGTGGCTGGTCGTGACGCTCACCGGCTTGGCATCAG GTGCTTTGGCTGGCCTGATTGACATTGCTGCTGATTGGATGAATGACCTGAAGGAAGGTGTTTGTCTGAGCGCCATGTGGTTCAACCACGAGCAGTGCTGCTGGACGTCCAATGAGACCACCTTCGCTGAGAGGGACAAATGTCCTCAGTGGAAGAGCTGGGCCGAACTAATATTGGGACAGGCCGAG GGCCCCGGCTCTTACATCATGAACTACTTCATGTACATCTACTGGGCTCTGTCCTTCGCCTTCCTGGCCGTCTGTCTGGTCAAGGTTTTTGCTCCATATGCCTGCGGCTCAGGAATCCCAGAG ATCAAGACAATCCTGAGTGGGTTCATCATCCGGGGCTACTTGGGTAAGTGGACCCTGATGATTAAGACCATCACTCTGGTGCTGGCGGTGGCGTCGGGGCTCAGCCTGGGGAAGGAGGGGCCCCTGGTCCACGTGGCCTGCTGCTGCGGGAACATCTTTTCCTACCTCTTCCCAAAGTACAGCAAGAACGAGGCCAAGAAGCGAGAG GTTCTGTCGGCTGCCTCGGCTGCTGGGGTCTCTGTAGCTTTTGGAGCACCGATTGGAGGAGTTCTGTTCAGCTTGGAAGAG GTGAGCTACTACTTCCCTCTGAAGACCCTGTGGCGCTCCTTCTTTGCCGCACTGGTGGCGGCCTTCGTGCTGCGCTCCATCAACCCCTTCGGTAACAGCCGCCTGGTGCTGTTCTACGTGGAGTACCACACTCCCTGGTACCTCTTTGAGCTCATCCCCTTCATCCTTCTGGGGGTGTTCGGAGGACTCTGGGGCGCCTTCTTTATCCGAGCCAACATCGCCTGGTGCCGGAGACGCAAGTCCACACGCTTTG GGAAGTACCCTGTGTTGGAGGTGATCCTGGTGGCTGCCATCACAGCGGTGGTCGCTTTCCCTAACCCCTACACCCGTCAGAACACCAGTGAGCTGATCAAAGAGCTGTTCACCGACTGCGGCCCGCTGGAATCCTCCCAGCTGTGCCAGTACCGCAGCCAGATGAACGGCAGCACCGCTTACACGGACAACCCCAACCAGCCGGCGGAGCCGGGCCTCTACTCAGCCATGTGGCAGCTCTGCCTGGCGCTCATCTTTAAAATCATCATGACTATATTCACATTTGGACTGAAG GTACCGTCAGGCTTGTTCATCCCCAGCATGGCCATTGGAGCAATCGCAGGGCGAATTGTCGGCATCGCCATGGAGCAGCTGGCGTATTACCACCACGACTGGTTCCTGTTCAAAGAGTGGTGCGAGGTCGGAGCCGACTGCATCACTCCGGGCCTCTACGCCATGGTGGGGGCCGCAGCGTGTTTGG GTGGCGTGACCCGTATGACTGTCTCACTGGTGGTCATCGTGTTCGAACTGACCGGCGGCCTGGAATACATCGTCCCCCTCATGGCCGCCGTCATGACCAGCAAATGGGTGGGCGACGCGTTCGGCCGCGAGGGAATCTACGAGGCTCATATCCGTCTGAACGGATACCCCTTCCTGGACGCCAAGGAGGAGTTCACGCACACCACGCTGGCCAGAGACGTGATGAGGCCCCGGAGCAGCGACCCGCCGCTGGCGGTGCTGACGCAGGACGACCTGACGGTCGAGGAGCTGCAGGGCATCATCAATGAAACCAGTTGTAATGGTTTCCCAGTGATCGTGTCCAAGGAGTCGCAGAGACTGGTGGGCTTCGCTCTGCGCAGGGACATCACTATTGCTATAg AAAACGCTCGCCGCAAGCAGGAGGGCATCATGTTGAACTCGAGGGTGTACTTCACCCAGCATGCACCCACCCTGCCAGCCGACAGCCCCCGGCCCCTCAAGCTGCGCTCCATCCTGGACATGAGCCCCTTTACCGTCACCGACCACACCCCGATGGAGATCGTGGTGGACATTTTCAGAAAGCTGGGGCTCAGGCAGTGTCTGGTCACTCACAACGG GAATGTGTTGGGCATCATCACAAAGAAGAATATATTAGAGCATCTGGAGGAGCTCAAGCAGCAGACGCAGCCCCTG GCGCCTTCTTGGTATTATCACAAAAAAAGATATCCTTCGTCACATGGCTCAAATGGCAAACCAAGATCCAGAGTCCATCATGTTCAACTGATCCGTTCCTTCCAGGACGGCTGGGGGGGAGGAGGATGTagcgaggaggaggaagaggaggaggaagaggtctGCCTCCTGAACGGCTCCAATCTCTGA